In Chloroflexaceae bacterium, the following proteins share a genomic window:
- the trpS gene encoding tryptophan--tRNA ligase has product MTTKKRILTGDRPTGKLHLGHYVGSLQNRVALQDTYECFFIIADLHVLTTRPTRADIAEIPQNIRDLVLDHLAVGIDPDKVTFYVQSAVKEIYQLNLIFEMLVTVPRLARLPSIKDMARNANIDEEQLPFGLLGYPVLQAGDILMPRAHLVPVGKDNEAHVEITREIARRFNYLYGEVFPEPEALVPEVGTLPGTDGQGKMSKSAGNAIFLSDDTKTVEQKVRGMYTDPNRIRADIPGRVEGNPVFAYHDAFNPDVEEVNDLKERYRQGRVGDVEVKRKLFLALENFLAPIRERRARYEAKPRLVDEIIAAGNERTRAVARETIQMVEEAMGLTYFR; this is encoded by the coding sequence ATGACCACGAAAAAACGCATTCTGACCGGAGATCGGCCTACCGGCAAGCTGCACCTGGGCCACTACGTCGGCTCGTTGCAGAACCGGGTGGCCCTGCAGGACACCTACGAGTGCTTCTTTATCATCGCTGATCTGCACGTTCTGACCACCAGGCCCACCCGCGCGGATATTGCCGAGATCCCCCAGAATATCCGTGATCTGGTGCTGGATCATCTTGCGGTGGGAATAGATCCAGATAAGGTTACATTTTACGTGCAATCGGCAGTGAAGGAGATCTACCAGCTCAACCTGATCTTCGAGATGCTGGTGACGGTGCCGCGCCTGGCGCGCCTGCCGAGCATCAAGGACATGGCTCGCAACGCCAACATTGACGAGGAGCAACTGCCCTTCGGCCTGCTGGGCTACCCGGTGTTGCAGGCCGGCGACATCCTCATGCCGCGGGCGCACCTGGTGCCGGTAGGCAAGGATAACGAGGCTCACGTGGAGATCACCCGCGAGATCGCCCGCCGCTTCAACTACCTCTACGGCGAGGTCTTCCCCGAGCCGGAGGCCCTGGTGCCCGAGGTGGGCACCCTCCCCGGCACCGACGGCCAGGGCAAGATGAGCAAGAGCGCCGGCAACGCGATCTTCCTCTCCGACGACACGAAGACCGTCGAGCAGAAGGTGCGCGGGATGTACACCGACCCCAATCGCATCCGCGCCGACATCCCCGGACGAGTGGAAGGCAACCCGGTGTTCGCCTATCACGACGCCTTCAACCCCGATGTTGAGGAGGTCAACGACCTGAAGGAGCGTTACCGCCAGGGCCGCGTGGGTGATGTGGAGGTGAAACGCAAGCTCTTTCTGGCCCTGGAGAACTTCCTGGCCCCTATCCGCGAGCGCCGTGCGCGCTACGAGGCCAAACCGCGCCTGGTGGACGAGATCATCGCCGCCGGCAACGAACGGACCCGCGCCGTGGCTCGCGAGACCATTCAGATGGTCGAGGAGGCTATGGGTCTGACATACTTCCGTTGA
- a CDS encoding PAS domain-containing protein, which translates to MLPSGNGSWDAPDELTRLRQRYDLLVRALRLMIYDYDVATGGIVWSGETEEVCGMSVAELNGGIAQWEEAIHPDDRARAMELLGEAEAQVGQYDVEYRFRHKDGTYVWILDRGAFLPGPDGKAARMIGMMQNISAIKQLEAERLQMQADVIAAQERALRELSTPLVPISDEAVALPLIGAIDARRAGQIMETLLEGVAARNARIVIMDITGVTTVDTMVAHMLIQATRAVRLLGARVILTGISAEIAQTLVGLGADLRSIETRATLQDGIALALQLKA; encoded by the coding sequence CCCGGCTGCGCCAGCGCTACGACTTGTTGGTGCGGGCGCTCAGGCTGATGATTTATGACTACGACGTGGCGACTGGCGGAATTGTCTGGAGCGGCGAGACCGAAGAGGTCTGCGGGATGAGCGTGGCCGAATTGAACGGCGGGATCGCCCAGTGGGAAGAAGCCATCCACCCCGACGATCGCGCCAGGGCCATGGAGTTGCTGGGCGAGGCGGAAGCGCAGGTGGGCCAGTACGATGTTGAATACCGCTTCCGGCACAAAGACGGAACATACGTCTGGATCCTTGACCGTGGCGCCTTCCTGCCCGGTCCTGACGGCAAGGCCGCGCGGATGATCGGCATGATGCAAAATATTAGCGCCATCAAACAACTCGAAGCTGAGCGACTGCAGATGCAGGCTGATGTCATCGCGGCTCAGGAGCGGGCGCTGCGTGAGTTGAGCACGCCGCTCGTGCCCATCAGCGATGAAGCCGTGGCGCTGCCGCTGATCGGCGCGATTGATGCCCGTCGGGCCGGACAGATCATGGAGACGCTGCTCGAAGGCGTCGCCGCGCGTAATGCCCGCATCGTCATTATGGACATTACCGGCGTTACGACCGTTGACACTATGGTGGCGCATATGCTCATCCAGGCGACCCGCGCCGTGCGCCTGCTCGGCGCGCGCGTTATCCTGACCGGCATCAGCGCGGAGATCGCGCAGACCCTGGTGGGGCTGGGCGCCGATCTGCGTTCGATTGAAACCCGGGCGACCTTGCAGGACGGCATCGCCCTCGCACTGCAACTGAAAGCGTAA